The following proteins are co-located in the Candidatus Paracaedibacter acanthamoebae genome:
- a CDS encoding S41 family peptidase, translating to MSLRTPCALLLISSCLLAGCWGDKKPKSPPSFDNDPLFKEVITLVQEKYIKEPDLNKMRMGALSGMLSALDSYSAYLPPDSYEALADSTDGEFGGIGVEVYPVESGVKVISAIDDTPAAKAGLQAGDIIVAIDDKPTFTMTYSEIISSLHGSPQTAIKITVQRGEEEVDFSIERRTVVINPVKLIIKDGIAYLRISYFNHMVASRLQEAIETLQKSKADIIGIVLDLRNNPGGVMEQAVKTVGYFIKSGIVTQVIDRSQKIKTIKAEEAVTFPDIPVVVIINNGSASASEIVASALKYHERAIILGKRSHGKGSVQSVFPIPGSGGVKLTTARFLTPAGEELNGKGIQPDITVDSPSTMLNVSLFSPKGINDDDVQLNRSFEILKSIASMKRWKQ from the coding sequence ATGAGTCTACGTACGCCGTGTGCCCTTCTTTTAATATCAAGCTGTCTGCTAGCGGGTTGTTGGGGTGACAAGAAACCAAAGTCCCCCCCATCTTTTGATAATGATCCTTTATTTAAAGAAGTTATTACGCTCGTTCAAGAAAAGTATATAAAAGAGCCTGATCTTAATAAGATGCGGATGGGGGCTCTGAGTGGTATGCTGAGTGCACTCGATAGTTACTCTGCTTATTTACCACCGGATAGTTATGAAGCCTTAGCTGATTCGACGGATGGCGAATTTGGTGGTATTGGGGTTGAGGTGTATCCAGTAGAAAGTGGAGTCAAAGTTATCAGTGCAATTGACGATACACCAGCTGCTAAAGCAGGCTTGCAAGCGGGTGATATTATTGTTGCTATTGATGATAAACCTACATTCACCATGACTTACTCAGAAATCATCAGTTCTTTGCATGGCAGTCCCCAGACAGCCATAAAAATTACGGTTCAGCGAGGAGAAGAGGAAGTCGATTTCTCCATTGAACGGCGTACTGTTGTTATCAATCCTGTCAAGCTGATCATTAAGGACGGCATTGCTTATCTTAGAATTAGCTATTTTAATCATATGGTTGCAAGCCGTCTCCAAGAAGCGATCGAGACACTACAAAAATCTAAAGCTGATATCATTGGTATCGTTCTGGATTTACGCAATAATCCCGGCGGTGTGATGGAGCAAGCCGTTAAGACAGTCGGATATTTCATCAAGTCAGGTATTGTTACCCAAGTTATAGATCGCAGTCAGAAAATTAAAACCATTAAAGCTGAAGAAGCTGTAACTTTTCCCGATATTCCCGTGGTTGTTATCATTAACAACGGCTCAGCCTCAGCTTCTGAGATTGTTGCCTCTGCCCTTAAGTATCATGAGCGTGCTATTATTCTTGGCAAAAGGTCCCACGGTAAAGGATCAGTCCAAAGCGTCTTTCCTATCCCTGGCAGTGGTGGGGTTAAGTTGACAACAGCACGGTTTTTGACCCCCGCCGGGGAAGAATTAAATGGTAAAGGTATCCAGCCTGATATCACCGTGGATTCTCCGTCAACCATGCTCAATGTTAGTTTATTTTCGCCTAAGGGAATTAATGATGACGATGTTCAGCTAAATCGCTCGTTTGAAATTCTTAAAAGCATTGCCTCGATGAAGAGGTGGAAACAGTGA
- the gpmI gene encoding 2,3-bisphosphoglycerate-independent phosphoglycerate mutase: MKKQKALLCILDGWGIRNAVDYNGIALAHTPTWDRMLLRYPHSQLTASETSVGLPQGQMGNSEVGHTTIGSGRVVMQELPRIDHAIENNFIPEMPAWQNFIFKASHAKGVVHVMGLLSDGGVHSYQDHIIYLAKQLVAAGLSVKVHAWLDGRDTPPTSAIGYIKSFMQATSRLDIELVTIGGRYFGMDRDKRWDRIETAVKVMGEGDGKLFADPIDFINKMYKKGIHDEFIEPHKAYGYNGIQPGDSLLAANFRADRVRQILSVILKKYNFSATLGMVEYSAELTPLIPALFAKQEIKNTLGELVSRAGLTQLRVAETEKYAHVTFFLNGGREDVYPGENRHLIQSPQVATYDLKPEMSAHELTDFLVSDIESGQHDLIVCNYANPDMVGHTGVQEAIIKAVETIDTCLHRLEAAAISNGYQMIVTADHGNVEVMVDQSTGQPHTAHTLNPVPFVLINNDQVKQVLAGGLEDIAPTVLTLMGLHPALEMTGKVLIEK; the protein is encoded by the coding sequence ATGAAAAAGCAAAAAGCATTGCTTTGTATCTTAGATGGCTGGGGAATTCGAAATGCGGTCGATTATAACGGCATTGCTTTGGCCCATACCCCGACATGGGATCGTATGTTGTTGCGGTATCCTCACTCTCAATTGACAGCGTCCGAGACAAGTGTTGGCCTGCCCCAGGGGCAGATGGGAAATTCTGAGGTTGGTCATACGACCATAGGTAGCGGGCGCGTCGTCATGCAAGAACTGCCTCGGATCGATCATGCTATTGAAAATAATTTTATCCCTGAGATGCCTGCTTGGCAGAACTTTATCTTTAAAGCGTCTCATGCCAAGGGGGTAGTTCATGTGATGGGGCTCCTCTCTGACGGCGGCGTTCATTCCTATCAAGACCATATTATTTATTTGGCAAAGCAATTAGTCGCAGCTGGTTTGAGTGTTAAGGTTCATGCCTGGTTGGATGGCCGAGATACGCCCCCCACCTCGGCAATTGGCTATATCAAAAGCTTTATGCAGGCAACATCTCGATTAGACATCGAACTCGTGACCATAGGCGGTCGCTATTTTGGTATGGATCGGGATAAGCGGTGGGATCGAATTGAGACAGCTGTTAAAGTCATGGGAGAAGGGGATGGAAAATTATTTGCAGATCCCATCGATTTTATCAATAAAATGTATAAAAAAGGAATTCATGACGAGTTCATAGAGCCGCATAAGGCCTATGGTTATAATGGAATCCAGCCAGGGGATAGCCTTTTGGCTGCAAATTTCAGAGCAGATCGAGTACGTCAGATTCTGAGTGTTATACTAAAAAAATATAATTTTTCGGCAACTTTAGGAATGGTTGAATACTCTGCTGAGTTAACGCCTTTGATTCCTGCTTTATTTGCAAAGCAAGAAATTAAAAATACATTGGGGGAACTTGTTTCTCGCGCTGGTTTAACCCAATTAAGGGTAGCAGAAACAGAAAAGTATGCTCATGTGACTTTCTTTCTAAATGGGGGACGTGAAGATGTCTATCCTGGTGAAAATCGCCACCTCATTCAATCGCCGCAAGTGGCTACCTATGATTTAAAGCCGGAAATGTCTGCTCATGAGCTAACAGATTTTCTAGTGAGCGATATTGAAAGTGGCCAACATGATTTGATTGTTTGCAATTATGCTAACCCTGATATGGTTGGGCATACGGGCGTACAGGAGGCAATCATCAAGGCTGTGGAGACAATCGATACCTGTTTACATCGCCTTGAAGCAGCTGCCATTAGTAATGGTTATCAGATGATTGTTACAGCGGATCATGGGAATGTGGAGGTTATGGTCGATCAGTCAACAGGACAACCTCATACGGCCCACACCTTAAATCCTGTACCATTTGTGCTGATTAATAATGATCAGGTGAAGCAAGTGTTGGCTGGGGGGCTGGAGGATATTGCGCCGACAGTTTTAACACTGATGGGACTTCATCCAGCGTTAGAAATGACAGGTAAGGTATTGATTGAAAAATAA
- a CDS encoding Re/Si-specific NAD(P)(+) transhydrogenase subunit alpha, protein MKILVLKETAAHEGRVSITPETIKKLVDQGHEVLIEKDAGKSSGIADNLYTAAGAKISKDATKDIAKVDLVTVVSFDSMDQVKGIKEGTVFVGLMKPYQNTKLLKDLAKKKVTALALELIPRISRAQAMDVLSSQSNLAGYKAVVDSAAEYGRALPMMMTAAGTIPPARVLVLGAGVAGLQAIATAKRMGAVVSAFDVRPAVKEQVESLGASFVEVEADESGDSGGGYAKEMSDDYKRRQSEKLAEVIKNQDIVVTTALIPGKPAPILITANMVKSMKEGSIIYDLAVENGGNCELAEFDKMVMKHGVKIIGHANVPSRIGFDASQVFGRNIFNLLKIMVNSNAELDVNFDDEIIKGCCLTHDGAIVHPNFL, encoded by the coding sequence ATGAAAATACTTGTTCTAAAGGAAACTGCTGCCCATGAAGGCAGAGTATCAATCACTCCTGAAACTATAAAAAAGCTTGTTGATCAAGGCCATGAAGTCCTGATTGAAAAAGATGCTGGAAAATCGTCGGGTATTGCCGATAATTTATATACTGCGGCGGGCGCTAAAATCAGCAAAGATGCCACCAAAGATATAGCAAAAGTTGATCTTGTCACCGTCGTTAGCTTTGATTCAATGGATCAGGTTAAAGGCATTAAGGAAGGGACAGTTTTTGTCGGGCTGATGAAACCCTATCAAAACACCAAGCTTTTGAAAGACTTGGCTAAGAAAAAGGTAACAGCCTTAGCCCTTGAACTTATCCCACGCATCTCCCGCGCCCAAGCCATGGACGTTTTATCCTCCCAAAGCAATTTGGCCGGTTACAAGGCAGTTGTTGATTCAGCTGCCGAGTATGGCCGCGCCCTGCCAATGATGATGACAGCAGCCGGCACAATTCCACCGGCTCGCGTCCTTGTGTTAGGAGCTGGCGTTGCCGGTCTCCAAGCCATAGCAACAGCAAAACGTATGGGGGCCGTCGTTAGTGCTTTTGACGTTCGCCCCGCGGTCAAAGAACAGGTTGAAAGCCTGGGGGCGAGTTTTGTTGAGGTTGAGGCCGACGAATCTGGGGACAGTGGCGGTGGCTATGCTAAGGAAATGAGTGACGACTATAAACGTCGCCAATCTGAGAAGCTAGCTGAAGTTATTAAGAACCAAGATATCGTGGTGACAACCGCGCTTATTCCTGGCAAACCAGCCCCTATTTTGATCACGGCTAACATGGTTAAATCCATGAAAGAAGGCTCAATAATTTATGATCTGGCTGTTGAAAATGGTGGAAACTGTGAACTTGCAGAATTTGATAAAATGGTAATGAAGCATGGCGTCAAGATTATTGGACATGCAAACGTTCCCAGCCGTATTGGTTTTGATGCCAGCCAAGTTTTTGGAAGGAATATTTTCAATCTTCTCAAAATCATGGTTAATAGCAATGCAGAGCTAGACGTTAATTTTGATGATGAAATCATCAAAGGATGCTGCCTCACCCATGATGGCGCTATTGTCCATCCAAACTTTTTGTAA
- a CDS encoding NAD(P) transhydrogenase subunit alpha: protein MEINSLIERMEKVKVALTEINNHATKVEASLRQMAHSTEISPTDPFVIGLTVFILACFVGYYVVWKVTPALHSPLMAVTNAISSVIIVGALIAAGPLESGVSAIFGFIAVTLAAINIFGGFMVTQRMLAMFSKSK from the coding sequence ATGGAGATCAACTCTCTTATCGAACGCATGGAAAAGGTTAAAGTCGCGCTGACGGAAATCAACAACCATGCAACAAAGGTCGAAGCCAGCCTCAGGCAAATGGCCCATTCTACAGAAATTAGTCCAACTGACCCCTTTGTGATCGGATTGACCGTTTTCATCCTGGCGTGCTTTGTTGGATATTATGTGGTGTGGAAAGTCACCCCTGCCCTCCACTCTCCTTTAATGGCCGTTACCAATGCCATTTCTAGCGTCATTATTGTGGGTGCCCTCATTGCAGCAGGCCCTCTGGAGTCAGGCGTTTCAGCCATCTTTGGTTTTATCGCTGTCACCTTAGCCGCCATCAATATTTTTGGTGGCTTTATGGTCACCCAACGCATGCTCGCCATGTTCTCTAAAAGTAAATAA
- a CDS encoding NAD(P)(+) transhydrogenase (Re/Si-specific) subunit beta encodes MSTSFSSFLYLISAVCFIMALRGLSSAKTSRMGNMYGIIGMAIAILTTILSPAIASYSYILMGLVVGGSIGFIIAKRIQMTALPQLVAGFHSFVGLAAVFVAAAALFSPQSYGIGVAGSIKAGSLAEMGLGAAIGAITFSGSLVAFAKLQGLIGGKPLSFKGQHQLNALLGAAIILLIIAFVMTESYALFWLLTLTALGLGFLLILPIGGADMPVVVSMLNSYSGWAAAGIGFTLNNHLLIITGALVGASGAILSYIMCKGMNRSILNVILGGFGTDPSATVTAGGSETQDRPVKISSAEDAAFMLSNSRSAIIVPGYGMAVAQAQHALREMADILKKSGIKVRYAIHPVAGRMPGHMNVLLAEANVPYDDVLELDDINTDFATTDVAFIIGANDITNPAAKTDASSPIYGMPILDVEKAKTVFFVKRSLASGYAGVDNELFYRDNTFMVLGDAKKVCEEIVKALNHN; translated from the coding sequence ATGAGCACTAGTTTTTCATCGTTTCTCTACTTAATCTCGGCAGTCTGCTTTATTATGGCACTGCGGGGACTGTCATCCGCAAAAACGTCCCGTATGGGCAATATGTACGGTATAATTGGTATGGCTATTGCCATCCTGACAACCATTTTGTCGCCTGCCATTGCAAGCTATAGCTATATTCTGATGGGATTGGTGGTTGGTGGATCCATTGGCTTTATCATTGCCAAACGCATTCAAATGACAGCTCTGCCCCAATTGGTTGCAGGATTCCACAGCTTTGTGGGTCTAGCAGCTGTATTCGTGGCAGCCGCAGCCTTGTTTTCCCCCCAATCCTATGGAATTGGTGTTGCAGGCTCCATTAAAGCCGGTAGCCTTGCAGAAATGGGGCTAGGCGCCGCTATTGGAGCCATCACCTTCTCAGGCTCATTGGTTGCTTTTGCTAAGCTTCAAGGCTTGATCGGTGGCAAACCACTTTCCTTTAAGGGACAGCATCAGCTGAATGCTCTACTGGGTGCCGCGATTATCTTACTAATCATCGCCTTTGTCATGACGGAATCCTATGCCCTTTTCTGGCTTCTAACCTTAACAGCTTTGGGGCTTGGTTTCTTATTAATTCTGCCAATTGGTGGGGCGGACATGCCTGTGGTGGTTTCTATGCTCAACTCCTATTCAGGCTGGGCGGCGGCTGGTATTGGTTTTACCCTTAACAACCATCTTCTTATTATTACAGGTGCCCTTGTAGGGGCCTCTGGTGCGATCCTCAGCTATATTATGTGCAAGGGAATGAACCGCTCTATCCTTAATGTTATTCTTGGCGGATTCGGTACAGATCCAAGCGCGACAGTTACCGCTGGGGGGTCAGAAACTCAAGATCGCCCGGTCAAGATCAGCAGTGCAGAAGATGCAGCCTTTATGCTCTCCAACAGCCGTTCAGCCATTATTGTCCCTGGCTACGGAATGGCCGTTGCCCAAGCTCAACATGCATTGCGGGAAATGGCTGACATTTTAAAGAAATCAGGTATAAAGGTTCGTTATGCAATTCATCCTGTTGCCGGCCGCATGCCTGGACATATGAATGTCTTACTCGCTGAAGCCAATGTTCCCTATGACGATGTTTTAGAGCTTGATGATATCAACACTGATTTTGCGACAACGGATGTGGCCTTTATTATTGGTGCCAATGATATTACCAATCCTGCCGCCAAGACAGATGCTTCCTCCCCCATTTATGGCATGCCTATCCTGGATGTAGAAAAAGCAAAAACGGTATTCTTTGTTAAGCGCTCATTAGCCTCTGGTTACGCGGGTGTGGACAATGAATTATTCTATCGCGACAACACATTCATGGTACTTGGCGATGCTAAAAAAGTTTGCGAAGAAATTGTCAAAGCTTTAAATCATAATTAA
- a CDS encoding ribonuclease D, translating into MKIQFHKNDLPADLDLGKIVAIDTETMGLKPARDRLCLVQLSAGDGVCHLVQIDSTGEVYPENMIALLNDDSVQKLFHYARFDVAVLLHTFGVSLANIYCTKIASKLVRTYTDKHGLKELCKELLSVEISKQEQSSYWGADELTEEQKKYAATDVLYLHKLKDILDERLEKEGRTELAQECFSFILTRAYLDLLAGEEFDIFSH; encoded by the coding sequence ATGAAGATTCAATTCCACAAAAATGATTTGCCTGCCGATTTAGATCTTGGCAAAATTGTTGCGATCGATACAGAAACCATGGGGTTAAAACCAGCACGCGATCGGTTGTGCCTCGTTCAGTTGTCCGCGGGTGATGGCGTCTGCCATTTAGTGCAAATTGATTCCACCGGTGAGGTTTATCCGGAAAATATGATTGCTTTACTGAATGATGATTCTGTGCAAAAGTTGTTTCATTATGCCCGTTTTGATGTGGCTGTTTTATTGCACACATTTGGCGTTTCTTTAGCAAATATTTATTGCACTAAAATCGCCTCCAAATTGGTTCGTACCTATACAGATAAACATGGCCTGAAAGAGCTCTGTAAAGAATTGCTCAGTGTGGAGATTTCTAAACAAGAGCAAAGTTCTTATTGGGGTGCGGATGAGTTGACCGAAGAGCAAAAGAAATATGCGGCGACTGACGTGCTATATCTTCACAAACTAAAAGATATTTTGGATGAGCGTCTTGAAAAAGAAGGTCGGACAGAATTGGCTCAAGAATGCTTTAGCTTTATTTTGACGCGCGCCTATTTGGATCTGTTGGCGGGTGAGGAATTCGATATTTTCTCTCATTAA
- a CDS encoding NADH-quinone oxidoreductase subunit A — translation MEGYLNNYLPILVFIGLAAGLSMALIVISWLRGENKPDPEKLSSYECGFEPFGEARSKFDVRFYLVAILFIIFDLEIAFLFPWAITLSHIGFVGFCSMLVFLTILTVGFIYEWRKGALDWE, via the coding sequence ATGGAAGGATATCTTAACAACTATCTACCTATCCTAGTGTTTATTGGGTTAGCTGCCGGTCTATCCATGGCATTGATTGTGATCTCATGGCTTCGCGGAGAAAATAAACCCGACCCAGAAAAGCTTTCTTCTTATGAATGCGGGTTTGAGCCTTTCGGGGAAGCTCGAAGTAAATTTGATGTTCGCTTCTACCTCGTCGCTATTTTGTTTATCATCTTTGATTTAGAAATTGCTTTCTTATTTCCATGGGCTATTACTCTCAGCCATATCGGCTTTGTAGGGTTTTGCTCTATGCTTGTTTTCTTAACCATCTTAACAGTTGGTTTTATTTACGAATGGCGAAAGGGAGCGCTGGACTGGGAATGA
- a CDS encoding NuoB/complex I 20 kDa subunit family protein, with protein MLDEKLLFQTLNDEINNKGYILTQVDKVVGWAQAGSLWPMTFGLACCAVEMMHTAASRYDLDRFGMLFRPSPRQSDLMIVAGTLTNKMAPALRKVYDQMPEPRWVLSMGSCANGGGYYHYSYSVTRGCDRIVPVDVYVPGCPPTAEGLLYGLLLLQQKIRRRGNIVL; from the coding sequence ATGCTGGATGAGAAACTTTTGTTTCAGACCCTTAACGATGAAATTAACAATAAGGGCTATATTTTAACCCAAGTTGACAAAGTGGTGGGCTGGGCACAGGCAGGATCGTTGTGGCCGATGACCTTTGGATTAGCTTGTTGTGCCGTTGAAATGATGCATACAGCAGCCAGCCGGTATGATCTAGACCGTTTTGGCATGTTGTTTCGTCCTTCTCCGCGTCAATCAGACTTAATGATTGTGGCCGGTACACTGACCAACAAAATGGCCCCTGCCCTTCGGAAAGTTTATGACCAAATGCCAGAACCGCGCTGGGTTTTATCTATGGGCAGCTGCGCCAATGGTGGTGGTTATTATCATTACTCCTATTCGGTGACTCGCGGTTGCGATCGAATCGTGCCTGTGGATGTGTATGTGCCCGGTTGTCCGCCCACCGCCGAGGGTCTGCTGTACGGTTTGTTACTGTTGCAGCAAAAAATTAGGCGTCGTGGCAATATTGTATTGTAG
- a CDS encoding NADH-quinone oxidoreductase subunit C, whose product MEKLDHLTTVVQEALGPDLITAKLDKDELTIETYAGSIVRVLTILRDHPQCLFRLLLDVCGVDYPDDHKRFRVVYHLLSIQLNLRIRVKVALVDGMEIPSVTGVFNAANWYERETYDLYGIRFSDHPDLRRLLTDYEFDGHPLRKDFPLTGYVEVTYDDEKKKVVYNPVSLPQDFRNFDYLSPWEGMLHKNNPLPGDEKAKA is encoded by the coding sequence ATGGAAAAACTAGACCATCTAACCACAGTCGTTCAAGAAGCTTTAGGACCTGACTTAATTACAGCTAAACTGGATAAGGACGAGCTAACAATTGAAACCTATGCCGGATCAATCGTTCGTGTTCTGACAATCTTAAGAGATCACCCTCAATGCTTATTCAGACTCTTATTAGATGTATGTGGCGTGGACTATCCGGATGACCATAAGCGTTTCAGAGTTGTGTATCATTTATTAAGTATCCAGCTTAACTTGAGGATTCGTGTCAAAGTTGCCTTGGTTGATGGGATGGAAATTCCATCGGTGACAGGCGTTTTTAATGCAGCAAATTGGTATGAGCGGGAAACGTATGATCTGTATGGGATTCGCTTCTCTGATCACCCAGATTTACGCCGCCTATTGACTGATTATGAATTTGATGGTCACCCTCTGCGCAAAGATTTTCCTTTGACAGGATATGTCGAGGTTACCTATGACGATGAGAAAAAGAAAGTCGTCTATAACCCGGTTTCCTTACCCCAAGATTTTCGCAATTTTGACTACCTAAGTCCATGGGAAGGAATGCTTCATAAAAATAATCCATTGCCCGGCGATGAGAAGGCTAAAGCATGA
- a CDS encoding NADH-quinone oxidoreductase subunit D yields the protein MSDKKTYTLNFGPQHPATHGVLRLLLDLDGEVVERADPHIGFLHRGTEKLIEYKTYLQALPYFDRLDYVAPMNQEHAYILGIEKLLNLEVPRRGQYIRVLFSELGRITNHLLNITTFAMDVGAITPLLYAFEEREKIMEFYERVCGARLHAAYVRPGGVHQDMTPELIADIYQFTQTFPKIIDDIEELLTENRIFKQRTVDIGLISAQDALDWGFTGPVLRASGLPWDLRKSQPYEVYKELEFDIPTGKFGDCYDRYLVRMAEIRESVKLVQQCIDKMPTGPVVTDDRKISPPPRAEMKHSMESLIHHFKLYTEGFHVPAGEVYTAVEAPKGEFGVYLISDDSNRPYRCKIRAPGFAFLQATDFLSRGHMLADVTAIVGSLDIVFGEIDR from the coding sequence ATGAGTGATAAAAAAACCTATACCTTAAACTTTGGTCCGCAACATCCAGCAACCCATGGTGTCTTGCGCCTTTTGCTTGACCTGGATGGTGAAGTAGTTGAGCGGGCAGATCCTCATATTGGCTTCTTGCATCGCGGCACAGAAAAACTTATTGAGTATAAAACGTACCTTCAAGCTCTGCCTTACTTTGATCGCCTTGATTATGTGGCGCCGATGAATCAGGAGCATGCGTATATTCTTGGCATAGAAAAATTGCTCAATTTAGAAGTTCCGCGCCGTGGGCAATATATCCGCGTTCTGTTTTCAGAACTTGGGCGTATTACAAATCATTTGTTGAATATCACAACGTTTGCCATGGACGTAGGTGCGATTACGCCGCTGCTTTATGCATTTGAAGAACGTGAAAAAATTATGGAATTCTACGAGCGTGTTTGCGGCGCTCGCCTTCACGCTGCCTATGTCCGCCCAGGGGGTGTTCATCAAGATATGACGCCCGAGCTGATTGCTGATATTTATCAGTTCACTCAAACCTTTCCCAAGATTATTGATGATATTGAGGAATTGTTGACTGAAAATCGAATCTTTAAACAACGGACCGTGGATATTGGATTAATTTCTGCTCAAGATGCTCTAGATTGGGGATTCACAGGCCCCGTCTTAAGAGCGTCCGGCTTACCCTGGGATTTGCGTAAGTCTCAACCCTATGAAGTTTATAAGGAGTTAGAGTTCGATATTCCTACCGGTAAGTTTGGCGATTGTTATGACCGTTATCTGGTACGTATGGCAGAAATACGGGAATCCGTGAAGCTTGTGCAACAATGTATTGATAAAATGCCCACAGGACCTGTAGTCACAGACGACCGGAAAATATCACCCCCACCCCGGGCAGAGATGAAGCATTCCATGGAATCATTGATCCATCACTTCAAACTCTATACCGAAGGATTTCACGTGCCAGCAGGAGAAGTATACACAGCTGTCGAAGCGCCTAAAGGTGAATTTGGGGTCTACTTAATTTCAGATGATAGTAATCGCCCCTATCGCTGCAAAATACGCGCCCCTGGATTTGCTTTCTTACAAGCAACAGATTTTCTATCTCGCGGCCACATGCTGGCTGACGTAACAGCAATTGTTGGATCCCTCGACATTGTTTTTGGAGAGATTGACCGGTGA
- the nuoE gene encoding NADH-quinone oxidoreductase subunit NuoE gives MTKITARQKENHPAFRFSSENLEKVNAHIAKYPAGRQASAVIPLLDIGQRQNGGWVSQGVIEEIAQILGMPAIRVHEVAAFYTMFNLKPVGKHHIQLCGTTPCWLRGAADLKKACMNRLNIDEGGVSADGKFSLIEVECLGACVNAPVVQINDDFFEDLTPESFVQIIDDLANGKEVKVGSQIGRQCSAPLSSSSDKGLEVKATKAPRKRKVKDAE, from the coding sequence GTGACAAAAATAACAGCACGACAAAAAGAAAACCACCCCGCTTTCAGGTTCTCATCTGAAAACCTGGAAAAAGTTAACGCTCACATTGCCAAATATCCGGCAGGACGACAGGCAAGCGCCGTTATTCCTCTCCTTGATATTGGACAGCGCCAAAATGGCGGGTGGGTGTCTCAAGGGGTCATTGAGGAAATTGCACAAATTCTAGGCATGCCAGCCATTCGTGTTCATGAAGTTGCGGCCTTTTATACAATGTTCAATCTTAAACCGGTTGGCAAACATCATATTCAACTTTGTGGGACGACCCCGTGCTGGCTCAGAGGGGCTGCAGATCTAAAAAAAGCATGCATGAACCGCCTCAATATTGATGAAGGCGGTGTGTCAGCCGATGGCAAGTTCAGTTTAATTGAAGTTGAATGCCTAGGAGCCTGTGTTAACGCGCCAGTGGTTCAAATTAATGATGACTTCTTTGAAGATTTAACCCCCGAATCCTTTGTGCAGATCATTGATGATTTGGCTAATGGCAAAGAAGTTAAAGTCGGTTCGCAAATAGGACGTCAATGTTCGGCACCCCTCTCAAGCTCATCTGATAAGGGGCTGGAAGTTAAAGCAACAAAGGCTCCTCGCAAAAGGAAGGTGAAAGATGCTGAGTGA